The Allorhodopirellula heiligendammensis genome includes a window with the following:
- the rfbF gene encoding glucose-1-phosphate cytidylyltransferase, producing the protein MQVVLLAGGLGTRLQEETTARPKPMVEIGGRPILWHIMKSFARYGHDDFIVACGYMGDFIKKYFLDQYNLSGDLKIDFGRDMMQRSEADVESWSVNLVDTGLHTMTGGRLLRLQDKLRRETFMLTYGDGVSDVNINELLAFHRQQGRLATVTAVRPPARFGGLIMNGDIVEHFTEKPVAGEGWINGGFLVFEPEIFDYLKSDQCSLEANGLEQVAAAGQLAAFRHDGFWQCMDTLRDKHYLQRLWDSGEAPWINAAEEHHSRLRVMPVRRSAA; encoded by the coding sequence ATGCAAGTTGTACTCCTTGCAGGCGGACTTGGGACTCGACTCCAAGAAGAGACGACAGCGCGCCCTAAACCCATGGTTGAAATCGGCGGTCGGCCGATCCTCTGGCATATCATGAAAAGCTTTGCCCGCTATGGGCATGATGACTTTATCGTCGCATGTGGCTACATGGGCGACTTTATCAAGAAGTACTTTCTCGATCAGTACAACCTCAGTGGTGATTTGAAGATTGACTTCGGTCGCGACATGATGCAGCGATCAGAAGCTGATGTGGAGTCGTGGTCTGTGAATTTGGTGGATACCGGGTTGCATACCATGACGGGGGGGCGGTTGCTGCGTTTGCAGGACAAGCTTCGCCGCGAGACCTTCATGCTGACCTACGGCGACGGGGTGAGTGATGTGAATATCAATGAATTGCTAGCATTTCATCGCCAGCAAGGCCGACTCGCGACAGTGACCGCTGTACGGCCTCCTGCCCGCTTCGGCGGCCTGATCATGAATGGCGATATCGTGGAGCATTTCACCGAGAAACCCGTTGCCGGCGAGGGCTGGATCAATGGCGGATTTCTGGTGTTTGAGCCTGAAATTTTCGACTACTTGAAAAGCGACCAATGCAGCCTCGAGGCGAATGGTCTCGAACAGGTTGCCGCTGCCGGACAACTCGCTGCGTTCCGACACGACGGCTTTTGGCAATGCATGGACACCCTACGCGACAAGCATTATCTACAACGACTATGGGACTCCGGTGAAGCTCCCTGGATCAATGCAGCCGAAGAACATCACTCGCGTTTGCGAGTGATGCCGGTTCGTCGATCGGCCGCCTAA
- a CDS encoding GDP-mannose 4,6-dehydratase: MDCKLEDTNSFDSNFWQDRRVLVTGGTGLVGGWLIKRLLAAQADVVCLIRDWTPQAEIVQNGSLDQVTVVRGDICDQQCLERVLGEHEIETVMHLAAQTIVGIANRNPVSTFEANIGGTWKLLEACRRSPLVKQIVMASSDKAYGDAKVLPYTEETPLAGMHPYDVSKSCGDLIAQTYANTYGSSVCITRCGNFYGGGDLNWNRIIPGTIRSALRGEAPVIRSDGSFVRDYFYVEDGAAAYMHLAEQMAMHPELAGEAFNLSTEIQVSVLDVVQKVLDGLDSDLQPVVLGQASHEIKHQYLDAAKARDVLNWRPLFTFEQGLQRTIQWYSNFFNQSTATPIAATPKAPPQPAAAVVGKVA, encoded by the coding sequence ATGGACTGCAAACTCGAAGACACTAATTCGTTTGATTCCAATTTCTGGCAGGATCGTCGTGTGCTCGTCACCGGGGGCACGGGGTTGGTGGGTGGATGGCTGATCAAACGCCTGCTCGCGGCGCAGGCCGATGTCGTCTGCTTGATCCGCGACTGGACGCCACAAGCGGAGATCGTTCAAAACGGATCGCTTGATCAAGTGACAGTCGTTCGCGGAGATATCTGCGATCAACAGTGCCTCGAGCGAGTTTTGGGTGAGCACGAAATCGAAACCGTCATGCATTTGGCGGCACAAACGATCGTTGGTATCGCGAATCGTAACCCGGTCTCCACCTTCGAAGCTAACATTGGTGGCACGTGGAAACTGCTCGAAGCCTGTCGGCGATCGCCGTTAGTGAAGCAGATCGTGATGGCCTCGTCGGATAAAGCCTACGGGGACGCCAAGGTTCTACCTTACACCGAAGAAACGCCATTGGCGGGGATGCATCCCTACGACGTCAGCAAGTCTTGTGGCGATCTGATCGCTCAAACTTACGCGAATACCTATGGCAGTTCGGTCTGCATCACCCGATGTGGCAACTTCTACGGCGGTGGTGACTTGAATTGGAATCGAATCATCCCTGGCACGATTCGGAGTGCCCTGCGGGGTGAAGCCCCAGTCATTCGTTCAGATGGTTCGTTCGTACGGGACTATTTCTATGTCGAGGATGGCGCGGCCGCATACATGCATTTGGCCGAGCAGATGGCCATGCATCCCGAGCTCGCAGGTGAAGCATTCAATCTCTCGACTGAGATCCAAGTATCCGTACTTGATGTCGTGCAGAAGGTGCTCGACGGACTCGATAGTGATTTGCAACCCGTTGTGTTGGGGCAGGCCTCCCATGAGATCAAGCATCAATATCTCGACGCTGCCAAAGCACGCGACGTGCTGAACTGGCGACCGCTATTTACTTTTGAACAAGGTTTACAGAGAACGATCCAATGGTACTCCAACTTTTTCAACCAGAGCACAGCGACGCCAATAGCAGCGACACCGAAAGCACCACCGCAACCTGCTGCCGCAGTTGTGGGCAAGGTCGCCTGA
- a CDS encoding class I SAM-dependent methyltransferase: protein MVLQLFQPEHSDANSSDTESTTATCCRSCGQGRLKPVLSLGSTPLANALLAEADLSKPEKKWPLDLVRCEDCSLVQITETVPPESLFSDYAYFSSFSDTMVAHAKTVAMRLIEERELDQNSLAIEVASNDGYLLQWYHQAGIPVLGIEPAKNIAEVAIRDRGVDTISEFFGSEIATRLAGEGKQADVIHANNVLAHVADLNGVVAGFATLLKEHGRVIVEAPYLGALIDHAEFDTIYHEHLCYFSLTALTQLFAKHGLEIVNVEQLAIHGGSLRIFAAHAGTAKVETAVNDLLAEEAGWVFDESHHVQFARRVETLRKSLVECLSTLKNEGKRIVVYGASAKGSTLLNYFGIGRDLIDYVVDRSTVKQGRYTPGTHLAIHAPERLVVDQPDYCLLLTWNFSEEIMKQQQLYRERGGKFIIPIPEVHVA from the coding sequence ATGGTACTCCAACTTTTTCAACCAGAGCACAGCGACGCCAATAGCAGCGACACCGAAAGCACCACCGCAACCTGCTGCCGCAGTTGTGGGCAAGGTCGCCTGAAACCCGTTCTTTCACTCGGAAGTACACCACTCGCCAACGCCTTGCTCGCGGAGGCAGACCTGTCGAAACCAGAGAAAAAGTGGCCCCTTGATCTGGTTCGCTGCGAGGATTGCTCGTTGGTTCAAATTACCGAGACGGTGCCTCCGGAGAGTCTATTCAGTGACTATGCCTATTTTTCGTCGTTCTCGGACACGATGGTCGCTCACGCTAAAACCGTCGCTATGCGGTTGATCGAGGAACGCGAGCTGGACCAGAACAGCCTGGCAATTGAGGTGGCTAGTAACGACGGATACCTCTTGCAGTGGTACCATCAAGCTGGCATTCCAGTGCTCGGAATTGAACCTGCCAAGAACATTGCAGAGGTCGCTATTCGGGATCGCGGCGTCGACACGATATCGGAGTTTTTTGGAAGCGAAATTGCCACCCGCCTGGCCGGTGAAGGTAAACAGGCAGATGTGATTCACGCCAATAATGTGCTCGCGCACGTGGCGGATCTCAATGGTGTCGTCGCTGGGTTCGCAACCCTGCTCAAAGAACATGGACGCGTTATTGTCGAAGCTCCCTACCTGGGGGCTCTCATTGATCACGCTGAATTCGACACCATCTACCATGAGCATCTCTGCTATTTCTCGCTGACCGCACTCACACAACTCTTCGCCAAACACGGTTTGGAGATTGTGAATGTTGAGCAACTCGCGATCCATGGCGGCTCGCTGCGTATCTTCGCCGCACACGCTGGCACAGCCAAGGTCGAAACTGCTGTCAATGACCTGCTGGCGGAAGAGGCCGGCTGGGTATTTGATGAGTCCCACCACGTGCAATTCGCTCGACGTGTTGAAACCCTCCGGAAATCGTTGGTCGAGTGTCTGTCAACGCTCAAGAATGAGGGCAAACGCATCGTGGTGTACGGTGCTTCAGCAAAGGGCAGCACACTCCTGAACTACTTCGGCATCGGTCGCGATTTGATCGACTACGTGGTCGATCGGAGCACCGTCAAGCAGGGCCGCTACACGCCAGGCACGCATCTGGCAATCCACGCTCCCGAGCGATTGGTGGTCGACCAACCTGACTACTGCCTATTGCTGACATGGAACTTTTCAGAAGAAATCATGAAGCAACAGCAGCTCTATCGTGAACGTGGCGGAAAATTCATCATCCCCATTCCAGAAGTCCATGTTGCCTGA
- a CDS encoding TIGR00180 family glycosyltransferase produces the protein MTDDLTLIVPTHNRSRFLRRLLHFLEERRFDADMLIVDSSDPADAAINTTLIHSYSSRLNIQYQHRDCGFAQKCGDAVASVSTPFAVFCADDDFLMPESVRSCVDYLQLNQDYSCASGIWVQVEAHRNNRCSQIRCDQIKESSATRRFQRLAGNWFSNFYSVYRIEPLRRAWQVAGGASEYEDARIFLELMLCHLGAIYGKTAVLPETHYLFELHGQNESSQLPLIANGDRANELYDRFENALARELAAIDGVPIEHAAHTVRSCYAHWRTGAAMRRDYRPTGIAKYRRKLQQSIAKIRDGISNHPTKVWTKRRLRENHRYFQTEAWRSAIDLTARFPDGMSAEQLAAESPASSLKAVA, from the coding sequence ATGACAGATGACTTGACGCTCATTGTGCCGACTCACAATCGGTCTCGCTTCTTGCGACGGCTGTTGCACTTTCTTGAGGAAAGAAGGTTCGACGCCGATATGCTCATCGTTGATTCCAGCGATCCAGCCGATGCAGCGATCAATACGACGTTGATCCACTCATATAGTTCGCGACTGAACATTCAATATCAACATCGTGATTGCGGGTTTGCCCAGAAGTGTGGCGATGCTGTGGCGAGTGTATCGACCCCATTCGCTGTATTCTGTGCAGATGATGATTTTTTGATGCCCGAATCGGTACGAAGCTGCGTTGATTACCTACAGCTCAATCAGGACTATAGCTGTGCCTCAGGCATTTGGGTTCAAGTCGAAGCGCACCGCAATAATCGTTGCTCCCAAATACGTTGTGACCAAATCAAGGAGAGTTCGGCGACACGCCGCTTTCAACGGCTTGCAGGTAATTGGTTTTCGAACTTCTACTCTGTCTATCGTATAGAGCCATTGAGGCGCGCATGGCAGGTGGCCGGAGGTGCGAGTGAGTATGAAGACGCGCGTATCTTCTTGGAGCTGATGTTATGCCATCTCGGAGCGATCTACGGTAAGACCGCGGTTCTGCCCGAAACCCACTATCTGTTTGAACTCCATGGTCAGAACGAAAGTTCACAGCTCCCTCTGATCGCCAATGGCGATCGTGCAAATGAACTCTATGACCGATTTGAGAACGCATTGGCACGGGAACTCGCTGCAATCGATGGCGTGCCGATTGAGCATGCAGCCCACACCGTCCGAAGCTGCTATGCCCACTGGCGCACTGGCGCGGCAATGCGACGCGACTATCGGCCGACCGGAATCGCCAAATACAGGCGTAAGCTTCAGCAAAGCATTGCGAAGATTCGGGATGGTATTTCCAATCATCCCACCAAGGTGTGGACGAAACGGCGACTACGGGAAAACCACCGTTATTTCCAAACCGAAGCGTGGCGATCAGCAATCGATCTCACCGCACGGTTTCCCGACGGCATGAGTGCCGAGCAACTGGCCGCAGAGTCGCCCGCATCATCGCTGAAGGCTGTCGCGTAA
- a CDS encoding glycosyltransferase family 2 protein — translation MSEPLFSIVITNFNKAGLIEACLRSAVEQTIARERFEVVVVDDMSTDHSLSILSQFKPGISVVENQRNSGALISTLSGVEAARGSYIVTLDGDDILANNLLEVLQDSNLLRSDRFLRGGIHQCDQQDGAGAAIEELGLPVRFKPAWKLALEAKTGGSSLVFPRQALLDLHGRFPPIAVQDHAIPEMLSLVLTDYLRLDCYTHFANTGCAVEHLSGNSAQLHHDRLLCGLAILQNAMELRPLPYLISRLRRRLFGRCLRYVWKYQLWGSATTCRLLIGSPSLDQLQSVCHQIASEMRLRHPTIRYYGGEPMPSAARRVA, via the coding sequence ATGTCAGAACCGTTATTCTCAATTGTAATTACCAACTTCAACAAGGCAGGCTTGATTGAGGCCTGCCTGCGTTCGGCGGTTGAGCAGACGATCGCCCGCGAACGATTCGAGGTTGTTGTGGTCGATGACATGTCAACGGATCACTCGCTGAGCATTTTATCTCAGTTTAAGCCCGGTATTTCCGTAGTCGAGAATCAACGCAACTCAGGAGCACTTATCTCAACGCTCTCAGGAGTGGAAGCTGCCCGGGGCTCGTACATCGTCACGCTCGATGGTGATGATATACTCGCTAACAATTTGTTAGAGGTTTTGCAGGATTCGAATCTGCTACGTTCGGATCGCTTTTTACGCGGCGGCATCCATCAATGCGATCAGCAAGATGGGGCGGGGGCGGCTATCGAAGAGCTTGGTTTGCCAGTTCGATTCAAACCGGCCTGGAAGCTCGCCTTGGAAGCCAAGACAGGGGGCAGTTCCCTAGTCTTTCCACGCCAGGCCCTGCTCGACCTGCACGGGCGTTTTCCTCCCATTGCCGTCCAAGATCATGCGATACCTGAGATGCTGTCGTTGGTCCTCACGGATTACCTCCGGTTAGATTGCTACACGCACTTTGCCAATACCGGCTGCGCGGTGGAACATCTCTCAGGAAACTCCGCACAGCTTCACCATGACCGACTGCTCTGTGGATTGGCAATTCTGCAGAACGCCATGGAGCTCAGGCCGTTGCCCTATCTCATCTCGAGACTTCGCCGGCGACTGTTCGGTCGCTGTCTGAGGTACGTTTGGAAGTATCAGTTGTGGGGCTCTGCGACCACGTGTCGCTTGCTAATCGGCTCACCTTCTCTCGATCAACTCCAATCAGTGTGCCATCAGATCGCCAGTGAAATGCGATTGCGTCATCCAACCATCCGCTACTACGGGGGCGAGCCGATGCCGTCGGCAGCGCGAAGAGTCGCGTAA
- a CDS encoding acetyltransferase → MTIQHSDQYAANAVGDSLCPAIIWGARGHAKVLHEFLGQIGFRVESFFDNDDISPSPVPNIPVHRGIEGFGRWSEQNPSRKQLAGFIAIGGPHGRARLEILDLLQQRGVCFPPAIHPRAFSASNSRLGFGCQILAMAAVCADVQMGNACIINTGASVDHECELGNGVHVGPHGTIAGCVKIDDCAFIGAGAVILPRLHVGQDSIVGAGSVVTKNVPSGVVVCGNPAKVINTVATKRDKT, encoded by the coding sequence GTGACAATTCAGCATTCAGACCAGTACGCTGCCAATGCCGTTGGTGACAGTCTTTGTCCAGCAATTATTTGGGGCGCTCGCGGACATGCAAAAGTCCTGCACGAATTCTTGGGACAGATAGGCTTTCGCGTAGAATCATTTTTTGACAACGACGACATCAGCCCATCGCCGGTGCCAAATATCCCAGTTCATCGCGGGATTGAAGGATTTGGGCGATGGTCAGAACAGAACCCAAGCCGAAAGCAACTGGCTGGGTTTATCGCGATTGGGGGTCCGCATGGTCGAGCCCGATTGGAGATTTTGGATTTACTGCAACAGCGAGGTGTTTGCTTTCCACCGGCAATTCATCCACGAGCGTTTTCTGCCAGCAACAGCCGGTTAGGATTTGGATGCCAGATTCTCGCGATGGCTGCAGTTTGTGCAGACGTTCAGATGGGAAACGCTTGCATTATCAATACGGGGGCAAGTGTCGACCATGAATGCGAGCTTGGAAATGGCGTGCATGTCGGCCCTCACGGTACAATCGCTGGTTGCGTAAAAATTGATGACTGTGCCTTTATAGGTGCCGGTGCTGTCATTCTGCCGCGACTTCATGTCGGGCAGGATTCAATCGTCGGCGCTGGTTCGGTTGTGACTAAGAATGTACCCAGCGGCGTGGTAGTCTGCGGTAATCCCGCCAAGGTAATAAACACGGTAGCGACCAAACGGGATAAAACCTAG
- a CDS encoding cephalosporin hydroxylase family protein — protein sequence MNNYDPKDRANIDAMASDAELTTLKRKVFDKACQHRYSYNFQWLGRPIIQFPEDIVAIQEIIWDTKPELIVETGIAHGGSLVLSASLLQLIGNEGKVLGIDIDIRPHNREAIESHPLAHRIEMIEGSSIDPSVVEQVKQFAQGKAPVMVILDSNHTHEHVLSELRYYAPLVPKGSWLLVFDTVVEHMDEDAFPDRPWGVGNNPMTAVEEFLAESDRFELDSEINNKLLLSVAPGGWLRCIKD from the coding sequence ATGAATAATTACGATCCCAAAGACCGTGCCAATATCGACGCAATGGCCAGCGATGCTGAGCTTACAACGCTAAAACGCAAAGTGTTTGATAAGGCTTGCCAGCATCGATACTCATATAACTTTCAATGGCTCGGACGTCCGATCATTCAGTTTCCTGAAGATATCGTGGCGATTCAAGAGATTATCTGGGACACGAAGCCCGAGCTGATTGTTGAAACAGGAATCGCCCACGGTGGTTCGTTGGTTCTGTCGGCGTCGTTGCTGCAGTTAATTGGTAATGAGGGAAAGGTGTTGGGGATCGACATCGACATCCGCCCCCATAATCGCGAGGCGATCGAGTCACATCCTCTCGCTCATCGCATTGAAATGATCGAGGGGTCGTCTATTGATCCATCCGTTGTCGAACAAGTCAAGCAATTCGCCCAAGGCAAGGCTCCGGTCATGGTGATCCTTGATTCAAATCACACTCACGAACATGTCCTAAGTGAACTACGCTATTATGCACCACTGGTACCGAAGGGAAGCTGGCTGCTGGTTTTTGATACAGTCGTCGAACATATGGATGAAGATGCGTTTCCTGACAGGCCTTGGGGTGTCGGAAATAACCCCATGACCGCCGTTGAAGAGTTCCTCGCTGAATCCGATCGGTTTGAATTGGATTCCGAGATTAACAACAAACTCCTGCTAAGCGTCGCCCCCGGTGGTTGGTTGCGATGCATTAAAGACTAG
- a CDS encoding DegT/DnrJ/EryC1/StrS family aminotransferase, producing MNRIHYTKPSITSLEIEYATDATTHGWGTRCYEYIEKFEHQFCKHLDVKHAIATSSCTGAIHLGLAALGIGPGDEVILADSNWIATVAPVTHLGATPVFVDILPTTWCIDPSRVEEAITPKTKAIIAVHLYGNLCEMEALLDIGHRYDLPVIEDSAEAIGSVYHGRRAGSMGRFGTFSFHGTKTITTGEGGIFVTNDDALYERVLTLSNHGRSRSQTKMFWPDVVGYKYKMSNVQAAIGCAQIERVEDLIHRKREILAFYRQRLGGRTGVHLNFEPNDVVIGAWMPTVVFEKGCGIDKDCLEAAFSNADIDARPFFHPLSSLPMFQSCPENAHAWDIPNRAMNLPSYHDMTEEELDRVCQVLEQVQIEPSHA from the coding sequence ATGAATCGCATTCATTACACCAAACCCTCGATCACTTCACTCGAAATTGAGTACGCTACCGACGCGACCACACACGGATGGGGAACGCGGTGCTACGAGTACATCGAGAAGTTTGAGCATCAGTTTTGCAAGCATCTCGATGTCAAACACGCAATCGCGACCTCGAGCTGTACCGGCGCGATTCACTTAGGACTGGCCGCTCTCGGCATTGGTCCAGGTGACGAAGTCATCTTGGCTGACAGCAACTGGATTGCAACGGTGGCACCCGTCACTCATCTCGGCGCAACACCTGTTTTTGTTGATATTCTTCCAACGACGTGGTGCATTGACCCATCCCGGGTCGAGGAGGCAATCACGCCAAAGACCAAGGCGATTATTGCTGTCCACCTTTACGGCAATCTATGTGAAATGGAAGCCCTACTGGATATTGGACATCGATACGATCTGCCGGTGATCGAGGACTCTGCTGAGGCGATCGGTTCGGTGTACCACGGACGTCGTGCAGGTTCCATGGGGAGATTCGGCACATTTTCCTTTCACGGGACAAAGACAATAACAACAGGCGAAGGTGGTATCTTCGTCACCAATGATGATGCTCTCTACGAGCGCGTTCTAACACTGAGCAACCACGGTCGTTCTAGATCACAGACAAAAATGTTTTGGCCAGACGTGGTTGGCTATAAATACAAAATGTCCAATGTCCAAGCTGCAATCGGATGTGCCCAGATCGAGCGAGTCGAAGATCTAATTCATCGTAAACGGGAGATTTTGGCATTCTATCGACAGCGTCTTGGTGGCCGAACTGGTGTGCATCTCAATTTTGAGCCAAACGACGTCGTGATCGGAGCGTGGATGCCGACGGTCGTGTTTGAAAAAGGATGTGGGATCGACAAAGACTGTCTCGAAGCGGCATTCTCCAATGCAGACATTGACGCCCGTCCGTTCTTTCATCCATTGTCGAGCTTGCCAATGTTCCAGTCTTGCCCAGAGAATGCACACGCATGGGATATTCCGAATCGGGCTATGAACTTACCGAGCTACCATGACATGACCGAAGAGGAACTGGACCGCGTGTGTCAAGTGCTGGAGCAAGTTCAGATCGAACCGAGTCACGCTTGA
- the rfbC gene encoding dTDP-4-dehydrorhamnose 3,5-epimerase: MRQIATELPGACLIELERHEDERGFFARTWCQHEFEEFGLDSHFVQCSVSFNRVAGTLRGMHYQQAPYEESKLVRCVRGSIFDAIVDIRPGSPTFGSYAAFELNEENQLAIYIPKGFAHGFQTLSPNTEVLYQMSEFFHSDSARGFHHSDPSVGIAWPLPVAAISEKDAELEKLAVE, encoded by the coding sequence ATGCGACAAATTGCGACGGAACTGCCAGGCGCGTGCTTGATCGAGCTTGAGCGGCATGAAGACGAGCGAGGTTTTTTTGCGAGAACTTGGTGCCAGCACGAGTTTGAGGAGTTTGGCTTAGACAGTCATTTCGTCCAGTGCAGCGTCTCATTCAATCGAGTCGCGGGAACACTCCGCGGCATGCATTATCAACAGGCTCCCTACGAAGAGAGTAAATTGGTGCGCTGTGTACGCGGCAGTATCTTTGATGCGATTGTCGATATTCGCCCAGGGTCGCCCACATTCGGATCTTATGCCGCTTTTGAATTGAACGAAGAGAACCAGTTAGCGATCTACATTCCCAAGGGTTTCGCCCATGGATTTCAGACTCTGAGCCCGAATACGGAAGTGCTGTATCAGATGAGTGAGTTCTTTCACAGTGACTCGGCGAGAGGCTTTCATCACAGTGACCCCAGCGTTGGGATCGCATGGCCGCTGCCGGTTGCGGCGATATCCGAAAAAGATGCCGAGCTGGAAAAGCTCGCGGTTGAATAG
- a CDS encoding TIGR00180 family glycosyltransferase: protein MTPGTLTLLTPTHNRPPFLRRMIRFFSQIELAFPIVIVDSSDSEHAAQNRRICEDAANTLNVLYRHHGLPFDLKCYQGLSEVETPYVSFCADDDFQFPAVVQQCVEFLIQNDDYSVAQGRVIHASNSRTAHDSIFDCHLLDAYDIQDSDAAERFRQIATRTFSTFYGVYRTPQLTNSFAEVVEYTDYQQGRVFTEAFLLALSVISGKVKVLPGVQYLQETHGNNESRVVPRVADKQSTNALARRYEIGLQNHLLESSGQPIDHIERLIEQHARFLSGMGSRKRSQGPWKEKLKRELQRSRPKAIKWWRNLFNHSDAAAHRIDAVVQNPHVFPNGQEYDVAKRLLTQHPRGVAE, encoded by the coding sequence ATGACGCCAGGCACCTTGACCCTGCTGACGCCGACGCATAATCGTCCCCCTTTCTTGCGCCGGATGATTCGATTCTTTAGCCAGATCGAACTGGCATTTCCGATCGTGATCGTTGATTCGAGCGATTCGGAGCATGCGGCTCAGAATCGACGGATCTGCGAGGATGCAGCTAATACCTTGAACGTGCTGTATCGACATCATGGTCTGCCGTTTGACTTGAAATGTTATCAAGGGCTCAGCGAAGTGGAGACGCCTTATGTTTCCTTTTGTGCCGATGATGATTTTCAGTTTCCCGCCGTGGTGCAGCAATGCGTCGAGTTCCTCATCCAGAATGACGATTACTCCGTGGCTCAGGGCCGTGTGATCCACGCTAGCAACTCACGCACAGCACATGATTCAATCTTCGACTGTCATCTGCTCGATGCCTACGATATCCAGGATTCCGACGCCGCCGAGCGGTTTCGCCAGATCGCGACTCGCACATTTTCAACGTTCTACGGCGTCTATCGCACTCCGCAATTGACCAATTCGTTTGCCGAAGTGGTCGAGTACACCGATTACCAGCAGGGGCGCGTCTTTACCGAAGCATTTCTACTCGCCTTAAGCGTGATCTCCGGGAAAGTCAAAGTCCTCCCGGGAGTACAATATCTCCAGGAAACCCATGGGAACAACGAGAGTCGGGTCGTTCCACGCGTCGCTGACAAGCAGAGTACTAATGCACTTGCCCGTCGTTACGAAATTGGACTACAAAACCATCTGTTGGAATCGTCAGGCCAGCCTATCGACCACATCGAACGACTGATTGAGCAGCACGCCCGTTTCCTATCAGGTATGGGAAGTAGGAAGAGAAGTCAGGGGCCATGGAAAGAAAAATTGAAACGAGAGCTGCAACGTTCGCGACCCAAAGCGATCAAGTGGTGGCGAAACCTATTTAATCATTCAGACGCGGCCGCTCATAGGATCGACGCCGTGGTGCAAAATCCGCATGTTTTTCCAAATGGACAGGAATACGACGTGGCGAAAAGACTGCTTACGCAGCATCCGAGGGGCGTTGCGGAGTAG